CGAATCTGAATCAGAATCTGCGGTTCGCTGCCTCCGTATTTGATGGCATTATCAATGATATTGCGAAAGATCATTTCCAGTAAAATCCGCCGGGTATGGATCACCGCCGGTTCCATGTCAAACTCAAAGATCTGTTCAACTTCCACCTGGCGCCGATTACATTCCACGCGGGCACAATGACGCAGCAGCGGTTCCAGCAGGATGTCTTCAGGGTCCGTTTCCATCCCCAGCGCGTCCAGGCGTTTGACTTCCAGCAGTTGCGTAATCAGATGATCGAGCCGTTCGAGCTCTGTTTTCATGGTCGAATAAAATTCGCTGCGCTGTTCCTCTGCCAGCGTACGCATCTGCAGCGTTTCCAGGTACAGACGGAGGGTTGCGATCGGCGTTTTCAGTTCGTGCGTGACACTGTCGATAAAATCCGACTGTCGTTGACTCAACCTGACTTCTTTAATCGTCAGCACCAGATACAAAGAGAGTCCGACCAGAATCAGAACAAACACGGCCGTACCAATGGCCAGAGCGGTCCACCAGTAAATCTGGGCTGCCAGGATGATCCAGAACACCATCAGCGCGACATTCATCACCAT
The sequence above is a segment of the Gimesia algae genome. Coding sequences within it:
- a CDS encoding sensor histidine kinase, whose product is MSSTRHQQLDEEKNPVPAAEGTMRAGNRSTLQLMRKVRRGRLRLPITLSVVLMVMNVALMVFWIILAAQIYWWTALAIGTAVFVLILVGLSLYLVLTIKEVRLSQRQSDFIDSVTHELKTPIATLRLYLETLQMRTLAEEQRSEFYSTMKTELERLDHLITQLLEVKRLDALGMETDPEDILLEPLLRHCARVECNRRQVEVEQIFEFDMEPAVIHTRRILLEMIFRNIIDNAIKYGGSEPQILIQIRVSKGGRVITRVMDNGEGVDPEIRKDIFKIFYRGESELERRKTGTGLGLYIVRTLVHLLGGKVTVHDRLDQPGSVFAIDLPGRAET